A stretch of the Mycolicibacterium celeriflavum genome encodes the following:
- a CDS encoding acyl-CoA carboxylase subunit beta — protein sequence MTALHSTLDAASPGYGEAASAMAAKLTELEAEHAKALAGGGSKYVQRHHDRGKLTARERIELLLDPDSPFLELSPLAAWGSDFTVGASVVVGIGAVEGVECLIVANDPTVKGGTSNPWTLKKILRANQIALQNRLPVISLVESGGADLPTQKEIFIPGGQMFRDLTRLSAAGIPTIALVFGNSTAGGAYIPGMSDHVVMIKERSKVFLAGPPLVKMATGEDADDESLGGAEMHARTSGLADYFAIDEPDAVRIGRRIVARLNWHKQGPAPAPVVEPLCDAEELLGIVPADLRIPFDPRDVIARVVDGSEFDEFKPMYGSSLVTGWARLYGYPIGILANARGVLFSEESQKATQFIQLANRSDTPLVFLHNTTGYMVGRKYEEGGMIKHGSMMINAVSNSTVPHISLLIGASYGAGHYGMCGRAYDPRFLFAWPSAKSAVMGGAQLAGVLSIVSRAAAEARGQAFDEEGDAALRAAVEAQIEAESLPMFLSGRLYDDGVIDPRDTRTVLGMCLSAIANGPIEGTSNFGVFRM from the coding sequence GTGACCGCACTGCACTCCACGCTCGACGCAGCGTCACCCGGCTACGGCGAGGCGGCGTCCGCGATGGCCGCCAAGCTCACCGAGCTCGAGGCCGAGCACGCCAAGGCGCTGGCCGGCGGCGGGTCGAAATATGTCCAGCGGCACCACGACCGCGGCAAGCTCACCGCCCGTGAACGCATCGAGCTGCTGCTCGACCCCGACTCGCCGTTCCTGGAGTTGAGCCCGCTCGCCGCGTGGGGCAGCGACTTCACCGTCGGCGCCAGCGTGGTGGTCGGCATCGGGGCGGTCGAAGGAGTCGAGTGCCTGATCGTCGCGAACGATCCCACGGTCAAGGGCGGCACCAGCAACCCGTGGACGCTGAAGAAGATTCTGCGCGCCAACCAGATCGCGCTGCAGAACCGGCTGCCGGTGATCTCGTTGGTGGAGTCCGGCGGCGCCGACCTGCCGACGCAGAAGGAGATCTTCATCCCGGGCGGCCAGATGTTCCGCGACCTCACCCGGCTCTCGGCGGCGGGCATCCCGACCATCGCGCTGGTGTTCGGCAACTCGACGGCCGGCGGCGCCTACATTCCCGGCATGTCCGACCACGTCGTGATGATCAAGGAACGCTCGAAGGTGTTCCTGGCCGGCCCGCCGCTGGTGAAGATGGCCACCGGCGAGGACGCGGACGACGAGTCTCTCGGCGGTGCCGAAATGCACGCCCGCACTTCCGGTCTGGCCGACTACTTCGCGATCGACGAACCCGACGCGGTCCGGATCGGACGGCGCATCGTGGCGCGGCTGAACTGGCACAAGCAGGGACCGGCGCCGGCACCGGTCGTCGAGCCGCTCTGCGACGCCGAGGAACTGCTGGGCATCGTTCCTGCCGATCTGCGCATTCCGTTCGATCCGCGCGACGTCATCGCCCGTGTGGTCGACGGCTCGGAATTCGACGAGTTCAAGCCGATGTACGGCTCGTCGCTGGTGACCGGCTGGGCGCGGCTGTACGGCTATCCGATCGGCATCCTGGCCAACGCACGCGGGGTGCTATTCAGTGAGGAGTCGCAGAAGGCCACCCAGTTCATCCAGCTGGCCAACCGCTCCGACACTCCATTGGTGTTCCTGCACAACACCACCGGTTACATGGTCGGCCGCAAGTACGAGGAAGGCGGCATGATCAAACACGGCTCGATGATGATCAACGCCGTCTCGAACTCGACGGTGCCGCACATCTCGCTGCTGATCGGCGCGTCCTACGGCGCCGGCCATTACGGGATGTGCGGGCGGGCCTACGATCCGCGGTTCCTGTTCGCGTGGCCCAGCGCCAAGTCCGCAGTGATGGGCGGTGCGCAGTTGGCGGGCGTGCTGTCGATCGTCAGCCGCGCCGCCGCCGAAGCCCGCGGCCAGGCGTTCGACGAGGAGGGCGACGCGGCACTGCGGGCCGCGGTGGAGGCGCAGATCGAGGCCGAGTCACTGCCGATGTTCCTGTCCGGGCGTCTCTACGACGACGGTGTGATCGACCCGCGCGACACCCGCACGGTCCTCGGAATGTGTCTGTCCGCCATCGCCAATGGCCCGATCGAGGGGACGTCGAACTTCGGCGTCTTCCGGATGTGA
- a CDS encoding ATP-binding protein — protein MISKVLVANRGEIARRVFETCRRVGIGTVAVYTDPDAQSPHVDEADARVRLQGRNGYLDTGQLIAAAKAADADAIHPGYGFLSENAEFAAAVTDAGLTWIGPPVAAVAAMGSKIEAKKLMAAAGVPVLDELDPETVTADQLPVLIKASAGGGGRGMRVVRELAELPGQVEAARREAQSAFGDPTVFCERYLATGHHVEVQVLADEHGTVWAVGERECSIQRRHQKIIEEAPSPLVERTAGMRAKLFDAARLAATAIDYTGAGTVEFMADHNGDFYFLEMNTRLQVEHPVTEETTGLDLVELQLLVADGGRLDAEPPPSRGYSIEARLYAEDPAKGWQPQAGTVHRFEVPANVRVDSGVVAGSEVSIFYDPMLAKVISYAPGRRQAAAVLADALTSARIHGVRTNRDLLVNVLRHPAFLDGATDTAFFDTHGLAELAAPLTGDSAVALSAIAAALADAAHNRGTARVFTAAPSGWRNLAAGHQTKRYADATGAEHEVRYRFTRGGLDLPGHDGVSLVSAGPAQVVLRVDGVDRPFDVARYGPDLQAVFVDSPLGPVQFTALPRFGDPDAAVALGSLLAPMPGSVLRTGAAVGDAVTAGQPLVWLEAMKMEHTVTAPADGVLTELNVEPGQQVDVGFVLARVLDRADIEGDQQ, from the coding sequence ATGATCTCTAAAGTTTTGGTGGCCAACCGCGGCGAGATCGCCCGGCGGGTGTTCGAGACGTGCCGGCGGGTCGGTATCGGCACCGTCGCGGTCTACACCGATCCCGACGCGCAGTCGCCCCACGTCGACGAGGCCGACGCGCGGGTCCGCCTACAGGGCCGCAACGGATATCTCGATACCGGGCAGTTGATCGCGGCGGCGAAGGCCGCGGATGCCGACGCGATCCATCCCGGGTACGGCTTCCTCTCGGAGAACGCGGAATTCGCCGCCGCGGTCACCGACGCCGGGCTGACGTGGATCGGACCGCCGGTGGCCGCGGTCGCCGCGATGGGGTCGAAGATCGAGGCCAAGAAGCTGATGGCCGCTGCCGGCGTTCCGGTGCTCGACGAGCTCGACCCCGAGACTGTCACCGCCGATCAGCTACCGGTGCTGATCAAGGCGTCGGCGGGCGGTGGTGGCCGCGGCATGCGGGTGGTGCGGGAACTGGCCGAACTTCCCGGCCAGGTTGAGGCGGCTCGCCGCGAGGCGCAGTCGGCCTTCGGTGACCCGACGGTGTTCTGCGAGCGCTACCTGGCCACCGGTCATCACGTCGAGGTGCAGGTGCTCGCCGACGAACACGGCACCGTCTGGGCGGTCGGCGAGCGCGAATGCTCGATTCAGCGCCGCCATCAGAAGATCATCGAGGAGGCGCCGTCGCCGCTCGTCGAGCGCACTGCGGGCATGCGCGCCAAGCTGTTCGACGCCGCGCGGTTGGCAGCTACCGCGATCGACTACACCGGCGCGGGCACCGTCGAGTTCATGGCGGACCACAACGGTGACTTCTATTTCCTCGAGATGAACACCCGGCTTCAGGTCGAGCACCCGGTCACGGAGGAGACGACCGGACTGGATCTCGTCGAGCTGCAACTTCTCGTCGCCGACGGTGGTCGGCTCGACGCCGAACCGCCGCCGTCACGCGGGTACTCGATCGAGGCCCGGCTCTACGCCGAGGACCCGGCCAAGGGGTGGCAGCCGCAGGCCGGCACCGTGCACCGGTTCGAGGTGCCTGCGAACGTGCGCGTCGACTCCGGCGTCGTCGCGGGCTCGGAGGTGTCGATCTTCTACGACCCGATGCTGGCCAAGGTCATCTCGTATGCGCCGGGCAGGCGCCAAGCCGCCGCGGTGCTTGCGGACGCGCTGACCAGCGCCCGTATTCACGGCGTGCGCACCAACCGCGACCTGCTCGTCAACGTGCTGCGGCATCCGGCGTTTCTCGACGGCGCCACCGACACCGCGTTCTTCGACACCCACGGCCTCGCCGAACTCGCGGCGCCGCTGACCGGCGACTCGGCAGTGGCGTTGTCCGCGATCGCCGCCGCGCTGGCCGACGCCGCGCACAACCGCGGTACCGCAAGGGTTTTCACGGCCGCACCCAGCGGCTGGCGCAATCTGGCGGCGGGCCACCAGACGAAGCGGTACGCAGACGCGACGGGCGCCGAGCATGAGGTGCGTTACCGGTTCACCCGCGGCGGCCTCGACCTGCCCGGCCACGACGGCGTCTCGCTGGTGTCGGCCGGTCCGGCACAGGTGGTGCTGCGGGTCGACGGCGTGGACCGGCCGTTCGACGTTGCCCGCTACGGCCCCGATCTCCAGGCCGTGTTCGTCGACTCGCCGCTGGGCCCCGTGCAATTCACCGCGCTGCCTCGCTTCGGCGATCCCGACGCCGCGGTCGCCCTCGGCTCGCTGCTGGCGCCGATGCCCGGCTCGGTCCTGCGGACCGGCGCGGCGGTCGGCGACGCGGTCACCGCCGGCCAACCGCTGGTATGGCTGGAGGCGATGAAGATGGAGCACACCGTGACCGCCCCAGCCGACGGCGTGCTCACCGAACTCAACGTCGAACCCGGCCAGCAGGTCGATGTCGGATTCGTATTAGCCCGAGTACTCGACCGAGCAGACATCGAAGGAGACCAGCAATGA